The nucleotide sequence CAAGGGGGACTGCTCGATGAAATATGATGCTGATACTGTTGTTTCACAGATTTTTTTGATAGACAGGTCGGTCAATGATGGAACAttcatctacaaaaaaaaatctattctaaaATACTGTAATGTCCCAATGGTAGGGttctaaaactatttggaattaaatatcttttatcgTCATAAGGACTTAGCGCAATTTTTGTTTGTTCTATACTATAGACGTTATGGCTATATGACCGAATGGAGTGTTGAGTAGCAGTTTGTTCCTTAAAATCATTTAAACAGTTTACATAATCATcgaattttataacattttttactatattatatttaGTCCCTTTTGCTTTTTTAGTGATTCGACCAGATTGAACTTTAAAAGTATACATTTTTGATCGTAATCCCACAAATTTTGTCATAATTTCTCCTTTATTTTCATCTTTCATTACtcctaaaacttttttatttacgcGAGGAATATTATAGATATTATCTACAGCGTAATCGGATGTATCAAATTTTGATAGATCTTGTTTTATTACTTCCTCATATGCATCATGACAGTACAGTTCATAAATAAAGCTATCGGTATCCatatacattaaattacatttatctGCGCCCAATTTTGGAAGCATATAGTCGTAATGAAATTGGTACATACATAATTTTGATATATCTAAAACAGTCATGCCAATGTATAAGGGTTTATTAAAAACTAGATCTGATTTAATCAGTTCTATAGCTactaaattttcattaaatatctTTCTGCTATGAAACCTGGCActagaaattaaatttttagcACCATATCGCCCATTCCATGATCTGACTAGTTTTACTATTCTATGTTTCCTTATATTCTCCATAGTCTTTCCAAATACACTATTATTGGCCAATTTGTATAAATTTCTTCCAAAATCGTTCGTAGCTGCAGCTCTAAGTCGAGTATTTAATTCTATGTAGGGTCGCAGCCACGCAGACTgcttaaatttcaaaattttatgaatCTTTTTTAAAACTAACCCATTAGCCagcatttgttttaaatttctataatgaacgatatattcttttttattataaagtGTTGTCATTAGTTTAGTATGATTTGAACCCAAAGCTTTGCGGTGTTCGGCAGCGAATGGAAAATCTGAGTGCAGATCATGTAATTGGCGAGGATAGTCCAAGTCAACTTGTAACATGTACCCTACGGGAGAGTCATCAGGTACAGACATAACATCAATGTCTTTGGCATCCATCCATTCGAACCCTCCGTAGGGTAAGGGTTCTCCCATAGCCCACCCATATAAATTATTGACATCAAAATACATTAAGTATTTTGAGGGCTGTGCGGGGTCATAATTAGACATGTACTTATTATTGGCCTCCGACATTCTACCGCTACATACTGAAATTCCTCCACGAATTGCTTTCTCCATAAATAGTATCATGTCAACGTCACGCAATAACTCGAGGTTACACCCCACGTATTTCAACATACAATCCCAAGAATAACCGGGCATTGTGTAGTACCAGGCTGGATCTAACCCATaagttataaaacattttttgcggAAAGTTTCAAAAACATCTGCTAAAAGCACAATATCGGTTTTTAAGTACAAATCTGAATATTGACCTAAATTTTCAATGTTAAAGGTATCCCAAACTATTTTAGCATGAGCATACTTCTCATCTGTAAGATTCGTATCGTTTAGCTTATTATAAAATGCCTCTATTGGAGGTAAATCGGTAATGTTTAATTTTTCCCAAGAATCAATAAAATCATAGCAAAATAccccttttttagttattaatttaaattCATCGTCACTTAACCTGCTAAATTCTCGCTTGCAAATTTTAaagtcatttttatttaatgttgagACCAATTCATCTAAAGAGGCTCCTAAAAATCTTAATGAATCAATAAATCGAAATTTTATATTAGTAACAGCATCGTTAAGTGTAAATGAAATGTATTTTTCTTTATTGACTGGAAGTAGACTAATATCTCCTTTTTTGCTTAACTCTGAAATTATAAAATGACTGTCGTAGCCActcatattgtgaaaaat is from Diabrotica virgifera virgifera chromosome 9, PGI_DIABVI_V3a and encodes:
- the LOC126891048 gene encoding uncharacterized protein LOC126891048 — protein: MDIVKQCKNLLLFIKRIRKIVFDKFTAKDKEIWVKRLTKQIKTCNKERDSGFALNRIVSLEVNINRYEIGNGSSYIKLPESIQKKRACINVKNSDQACFYWAIVSALYPAKAHKELPSSYPWYSTVLKTEDLEAPMPLHQISKFEKLNNISVNVFALELIENNEKSFFTVYPARLTKTVVAKHVNLLLIQNHYFPKLNDYEAPPVDNDNSEIKYHYCHITDMSKLVAGQLNKRKAKLFLCNRCLNYFSTEGKLSEHEKMCADMNNCKMSFPKYDAVSFKNYTYKQTTPFVIYADFECMLEKVTDLQTSCCTKKYQKHIPYSAGYYVKCSYDEKLSFFKSYRGIDCMEWFANELPNLAQSIHSKIKKIIPMQENPSTKLSKKGDISLLPVNKEKYISFTLNDAVTNIKFRFIDSLRFLGASLDELVSTLNKNDFKICKREFSRLSDDEFKLITKKGVFCYDFIDSWEKLNITDLPPIEAFYNKLNDTNLTDEKYAHAKIVWDTFNIENLGQYSDLYLKTDIVLLADVFETFRKKCFITYGLDPAWYYTMPGYSWDCMLKYVGCNLELLRDVDMILFMEKAIRGGISVCSGRMSEANNKYMSNYDPAQPSKYLMYFDVNNLYGWAMGEPLPYGGFEWMDAKDIDVMSVPDDSPVGYMLQVDLDYPRQLHDLHSDFPFAAEHRKALGSNHTKLMTTLYNKKEYIQSAWLRPYIELNTRLRAAATNDFGRNLYKLANNSVFGKTMENIRKHRIVKLVRSWNGRYGAKNLISSARFHSRKIFNENLVAIELIKSDLVFNKPLYIGMTVLDISKLCMYQFHYDYMLPKLGADKCNLMYMDTDSFIYELYCHDAYEEVIKQDLSKFDTSDYAVDNIYNIPRVNKKVLGVMKDENKGEIMTKFVGLRSKMYTFKVQSGRITKKAKGTKYNIVKNVIKFDDYVNCLNDFKEQTATQHSIRSYSHNVYSIEQTKIALSPYDDKRYLIPNSFRTLPLGHYSILE